Proteins co-encoded in one Flavobacterium fluviale genomic window:
- a CDS encoding SusC/RagA family TonB-linked outer membrane protein has protein sequence MKNFIFSFLALLLLPSYMMGQAQAIKGKVVDSSGMGIPGAIISAPESKASADADFDGNFTINAKVGETLKISMLGFDAVSVPAAAGVMSITLKEAGDTALKEVVVIGYGTRKKIDNTSAVSSLKSEEITKMKVANATQAIQGKAAGVQVTASNTPGGTPSVVIRGVGTALGGRNPLYVVDGMPTDNINNINTNDITSYEVLKDASALAIYGTRGANGVIMITTKAGKGKLTVDVDSYSGFKTALKKVKMANSEEFARYSNAAFNDPNKFSLNQPVNTNWYDAITRTGTFTENNIAISGSSESVKYFLSAANYEEKGILNGTDYSRTTIRNNNEYKISDKLKLSQNFSVTSIKNTPKPLSAFTTAYRQSPIIPVRFADGKYGVPFVNNGVAAETGSQFNSVGNPVSAVDFNDEKQQTVILQGGLKLDYDITKSLKFTSQFNGEFYTYKQYNYVDNLAIWLAADPNRVESGYDTNSLNINTLTRNRDQYFNWNLSNYLTYNKVFAEIHDVEVTAGIETNVIGTREKLTVTRKNVEANSNYWALDNVPYGPSVVGYGDVALSQKKLSSYFARFQYKLMDKYLLTGTVRRDGSSQFSDGNRWGTFPSLGAGWIVSKENFLKDSKTINLLKIRGSWGKLGNQNVPLNNQTFTSGLNYGPDSGQGISVDSSIDPNLSWEVVEELSAGFDIEMFNNRLKGSFDVYDKNTENAILYVIPLSTSGLTQRTATHVGEVSNKGYEISLRWDDKINDNLSYWVGGNFSHNQNKLSSLNNPSIAQIIGGNLGNGQNTKLLYNTSVGQPLGSFFMYEYAGVDPANGQMLYYNASGDKVPQGSLNEVNDKKYFGSVLPTLNYGVTLGLNYKNIDFSVDGYGTGGAKVYNGKKAQRFSGENIEASLTRDFWTPTNTTASNPAPFNYVPVASTYYLESADFFRINNITVGYKLPLKEDGFISFCRLYVNAVNPFITQKFSGFSPEALGDGELVTGTQGVELDAYPSLRSFVIGANLKF, from the coding sequence ATGAAAAATTTTATTTTTAGCTTTTTAGCGCTCTTGTTGCTGCCATCATATATGATGGGGCAGGCACAAGCAATCAAAGGGAAGGTAGTAGACAGTAGTGGAATGGGAATTCCAGGAGCAATTATTAGCGCTCCAGAATCCAAAGCCTCTGCAGATGCTGACTTTGACGGTAATTTTACCATTAATGCTAAAGTTGGAGAAACTCTTAAGATCTCTATGCTTGGCTTCGATGCAGTTTCTGTGCCGGCAGCTGCAGGTGTAATGTCTATTACTTTAAAAGAAGCAGGCGATACTGCTTTAAAAGAAGTAGTTGTTATAGGATATGGTACCAGAAAGAAAATTGATAATACTTCTGCTGTAAGCTCATTAAAATCAGAAGAAATTACCAAAATGAAGGTAGCAAATGCAACTCAAGCTATTCAAGGTAAAGCGGCGGGGGTTCAGGTAACTGCTTCAAACACTCCTGGTGGAACACCTTCTGTTGTTATTAGAGGGGTTGGAACTGCATTAGGAGGAAGAAATCCTTTATATGTTGTTGATGGTATGCCAACTGACAATATAAATAACATTAATACTAATGACATTACTTCTTATGAAGTTTTAAAAGATGCTTCTGCTCTTGCTATTTATGGTACAAGGGGTGCAAATGGGGTTATCATGATTACTACTAAAGCAGGAAAAGGAAAATTGACTGTAGATGTTGATAGTTACAGTGGTTTTAAAACTGCTTTGAAAAAAGTAAAAATGGCTAACAGCGAGGAGTTTGCTCGTTATAGTAATGCCGCTTTTAATGATCCAAACAAATTTTCTTTAAATCAGCCAGTTAATACAAATTGGTATGATGCAATTACAAGAACAGGTACATTTACAGAAAATAATATTGCTATCTCTGGATCATCAGAAAGTGTTAAGTATTTTTTAAGTGCTGCCAACTACGAAGAGAAAGGAATTTTAAATGGAACAGATTATTCTCGTACAACTATTAGAAATAATAATGAGTATAAAATTTCAGACAAACTTAAATTAAGTCAAAATTTCAGTGTTACGTCTATTAAAAACACACCGAAACCATTATCTGCATTTACTACAGCTTATAGACAATCGCCTATAATTCCTGTACGTTTTGCTGATGGAAAATATGGTGTTCCATTTGTTAATAATGGAGTAGCTGCAGAAACGGGTTCACAATTCAATTCAGTTGGAAATCCAGTAAGTGCAGTAGATTTCAACGATGAAAAACAACAAACGGTTATTCTTCAAGGTGGTTTAAAATTAGATTATGATATTACAAAATCATTAAAATTTACATCTCAATTTAACGGAGAATTTTATACGTATAAACAATATAACTACGTAGATAATTTAGCTATTTGGTTAGCAGCAGATCCAAATAGAGTTGAATCAGGTTACGATACAAATAGTTTAAATATAAATACTTTAACTAGAAATAGAGATCAATATTTCAACTGGAATTTATCTAACTATTTAACTTACAATAAAGTATTTGCAGAAATTCACGATGTAGAAGTTACAGCAGGTATAGAAACGAATGTAATTGGTACAAGAGAAAAATTAACAGTTACCAGAAAAAATGTAGAAGCTAATTCTAACTACTGGGCACTAGACAATGTTCCTTACGGACCAAGTGTTGTAGGGTATGGTGATGTAGCATTAAGCCAAAAGAAATTATCATCTTATTTTGCCCGTTTCCAATATAAATTAATGGACAAATATCTATTGACTGGAACTGTAAGACGTGATGGATCATCTCAGTTTTCTGATGGAAATCGCTGGGGAACATTCCCGTCATTAGGTGCTGGGTGGATCGTATCTAAAGAAAACTTTTTGAAAGACTCTAAAACAATTAATTTATTAAAAATTAGAGGTTCTTGGGGTAAATTAGGAAATCAAAATGTTCCATTAAATAATCAAACATTTACATCAGGTTTAAATTATGGACCAGATTCAGGTCAGGGAATCAGTGTAGATTCATCTATTGATCCTAACTTATCTTGGGAAGTTGTAGAAGAACTTTCTGCAGGTTTTGATATTGAAATGTTTAACAACAGATTAAAAGGATCTTTCGATGTTTATGATAAAAATACTGAAAATGCAATTTTATATGTTATTCCTCTTTCAACTTCAGGATTGACACAAAGAACTGCTACTCACGTTGGGGAAGTATCTAATAAAGGTTATGAGATTTCTTTGCGTTGGGATGATAAAATTAATGACAATTTAAGCTACTGGGTAGGGGGTAACTTCTCTCATAATCAAAATAAATTGTCTAGTTTAAATAATCCATCGATTGCACAGATTATTGGGGGTAATTTAGGAAATGGACAAAATACTAAATTATTATATAATACATCTGTAGGACAGCCATTGGGTAGTTTCTTCATGTACGAATATGCGGGAGTTGATCCTGCAAATGGTCAAATGTTGTACTATAATGCAAGTGGAGACAAAGTTCCTCAAGGGTCATTAAATGAAGTTAATGATAAAAAATATTTTGGATCGGTTCTTCCAACTCTAAATTACGGAGTTACTTTAGGTTTAAATTATAAAAATATTGATTTCTCTGTTGATGGTTATGGAACAGGTGGAGCAAAAGTTTATAATGGTAAAAAAGCACAACGTTTTTCAGGTGAAAATATAGAAGCTTCTTTAACTAGAGATTTCTGGACTCCAACTAATACCACAGCTTCAAATCCAGCACCATTTAATTACGTTCCAGTTGCTTCAACTTATTACTTAGAATCAGCGGATTTCTTTAGAATTAACAACATTACTGTAGGATATAAACTTCCTTTAAAAGAAGATGGCTTTATCAGTTTCTGTAGACTATATGTGAATGCGGTTAATCCGTTTATTACTCAGAAATTCTCAGGATTTTCGCCAGAAGCGTTAGGGGATGGAGAATTAGTAACAGGTACTCAGGGTGTTGAGCTTGATGCTTACCCTTCATTGAGATCATTTGTTATTGGAGCAAATTTAAAATTTTAA
- a CDS encoding RagB/SusD family nutrient uptake outer membrane protein: MKRLYISLLLAGLLFSGCSDDFLDVDQTDKIPVDIEYLNTDSKATELVTSIYNQFLSWDMSSFGWNAVTSIISDDADKGSDPGDTGTDKDVIDALTYNASTPSFESVWKANYAGINRCNQALTYLPQLDKVTPALKNRLIGEAKFMRAFMYFTLVKGYGGVPIVDRLANTPLSEEDKVMQLTRKTAAEVYTFIEKDLAEAAELLPEKGTYSGNDKQRVSKGSAYALLAKVSLYQKKWQEVIDNCDKVTGYSLVSDYSLQFKKEGEFGSESIFEINGVGSPTSDLKLGIGNYTVSQAPRGAGGWGWGFNTPSQGLADAYEAGDVRRAATIIFRGSVLYDGRVVASTVTNPMYNYKAYSSDFYNVEFTDTNLRYLRYAEVLLMKAEALNELGQTGAATPLLNQVRHRANLGDTPAVSQADARTAIWKERRVELAFEHDRWFDLVRTGQAPAAMAADGKTFIVGKHELFPIPTFFIRESVGYSSQNPGGY; this comes from the coding sequence ATGAAAAGACTTTATATATCACTTTTACTTGCTGGGCTTCTCTTTTCAGGATGTTCAGATGATTTTTTAGATGTGGATCAAACGGATAAAATTCCAGTTGATATAGAATACCTTAATACAGATAGTAAAGCTACTGAATTGGTTACATCTATTTATAACCAGTTTTTATCTTGGGACATGTCATCTTTTGGATGGAACGCTGTTACAAGTATAATTTCAGATGATGCTGATAAAGGATCTGACCCTGGAGATACAGGAACAGATAAAGACGTTATTGATGCTTTAACTTACAATGCTTCAACTCCATCATTTGAAAGTGTTTGGAAAGCAAATTATGCAGGAATTAATAGATGTAATCAAGCATTAACATACCTTCCTCAATTAGATAAAGTTACGCCAGCATTAAAAAACAGATTAATTGGTGAAGCAAAATTTATGAGAGCTTTCATGTATTTTACATTAGTAAAAGGTTATGGAGGTGTTCCAATTGTAGACCGCTTAGCAAATACACCATTATCTGAAGAGGATAAAGTAATGCAGTTAACTCGAAAAACAGCTGCAGAAGTGTATACTTTTATTGAAAAAGATTTAGCTGAAGCAGCTGAATTATTACCAGAAAAAGGAACTTATTCTGGTAACGACAAACAAAGAGTTTCTAAAGGTTCTGCATATGCATTGTTAGCAAAAGTTAGCTTATACCAAAAGAAATGGCAGGAAGTAATTGATAACTGTGATAAAGTAACAGGTTATTCGTTAGTTTCAGATTATTCTTTGCAGTTTAAAAAAGAAGGAGAGTTTGGTTCTGAATCTATTTTTGAAATTAATGGTGTTGGTTCACCAACTTCAGATTTAAAATTAGGAATTGGTAATTATACTGTTTCTCAAGCGCCTAGAGGTGCTGGAGGATGGGGATGGGGTTTCAATACGCCATCACAAGGTTTAGCAGATGCTTATGAAGCAGGTGATGTTAGAAGAGCGGCTACAATTATCTTTAGAGGATCAGTTTTATATGATGGACGTGTAGTTGCATCAACTGTAACCAATCCAATGTATAACTATAAAGCTTATTCGTCTGATTTTTACAATGTTGAGTTTACAGATACTAATCTTAGATACTTAAGATATGCTGAAGTTTTATTAATGAAAGCAGAAGCATTAAATGAGTTAGGCCAAACAGGTGCAGCGACTCCTTTATTGAATCAAGTAAGACACAGAGCTAATTTAGGTGATACTCCTGCAGTTTCTCAAGCAGACGCTAGAACTGCTATCTGGAAAGAAAGAAGAGTAGAATTAGCTTTCGAACATGACAGATGGTTTGATCTTGTTAGAACTGGTCAGGCTCCTGCTGCAATGGCTGCTGACGGAAAAACTTTTATAGTTGGTAAACACGAATTGTTTCCAATACCAACATTCTTCATTAGAGAATCAGTAGGATACTCAAGTCAAAACCCTGGTGGTTATTAA
- a CDS encoding glucoamylase family protein codes for MIRISVLFLAFTFFGCGSNADKAKENAEENTSGVALTDEQLLDAVQKQTFKYFWDYAEPNSGLARERYHPDGNYPENDSNIVTTGGSGFGLMALVSGMSQGYITKEQGVERLNKIADFLGKADRFHGAWSHWIDGNTGKVKPFGTKDNGGDLVETSFLVAGMITVREYLKDGSEKEKAVAQKYDALWKGVEWNWYTNNKNVLYWHWSPNYAWQMDFPLKGYNECLITYVMAASSPTYSIDAKAYHEGWARGGDIVSPKTKYNIPLILKHNGAEEFGGPLFWAHYSYVGLDPNQLSDQYANYWDLNVNQTKINYQYCVENPNKVEGYGADYWGLTASYSRNPDGSIGYNAHMPSNDQGVISPTAAISSIVYTPKESMAFIRNLYENHKQETWGNAGFYDALSLGNKWVAKRYLAIDQGPEVVMIENYRTGLLWKLFMNAPEVKQGLTKLGFKSGKYGI; via the coding sequence ATGATTAGAATTTCAGTTTTATTTTTAGCTTTTACTTTTTTTGGTTGTGGATCGAATGCGGATAAGGCAAAAGAAAATGCAGAAGAAAATACTTCTGGCGTTGCATTAACAGATGAGCAGCTATTGGATGCTGTACAAAAACAAACTTTTAAATATTTCTGGGATTACGCAGAACCCAATTCTGGTTTAGCCAGAGAGCGCTATCATCCAGACGGAAATTATCCTGAAAATGATTCAAATATTGTAACAACAGGGGGTTCTGGTTTTGGTTTAATGGCTTTGGTTTCAGGTATGTCTCAAGGTTATATTACCAAAGAACAAGGTGTAGAAAGACTGAACAAAATTGCAGATTTTTTAGGCAAAGCAGATCGTTTTCATGGAGCATGGTCTCATTGGATCGATGGAAATACAGGAAAAGTAAAACCTTTTGGAACCAAGGATAATGGCGGCGATTTAGTCGAAACTTCATTTTTGGTTGCAGGGATGATTACAGTTCGTGAATATCTTAAAGATGGTTCAGAAAAAGAAAAAGCAGTTGCTCAAAAATACGATGCACTTTGGAAAGGCGTGGAGTGGAATTGGTATACTAACAACAAAAATGTACTATACTGGCATTGGTCGCCTAATTACGCATGGCAAATGGATTTTCCATTAAAAGGATATAATGAATGTTTAATTACTTATGTAATGGCAGCATCTTCGCCGACATATTCTATTGATGCTAAAGCATATCATGAAGGATGGGCGAGAGGCGGGGACATCGTTTCTCCTAAAACAAAATATAACATTCCTTTAATTTTAAAACATAACGGTGCAGAAGAATTCGGTGGTCCTTTATTCTGGGCGCATTATTCTTATGTAGGTTTAGATCCAAATCAATTGAGCGATCAATATGCAAATTACTGGGATTTAAACGTAAATCAAACTAAAATAAATTATCAATATTGTGTTGAAAATCCAAACAAGGTTGAGGGATATGGTGCTGATTATTGGGGACTAACAGCGTCATATTCCAGAAACCCTGATGGTTCTATTGGATACAATGCACATATGCCAAGCAATGATCAAGGTGTAATTTCTCCAACCGCCGCAATAAGTTCAATTGTATATACGCCGAAAGAATCAATGGCTTTCATACGCAATCTATACGAAAACCATAAACAAGAAACTTGGGGCAATGCAGGTTTTTATGATGCTTTAAGTTTAGGAAATAAATGGGTTGCAAAACGTTATTTAGCAATCGATCAAGGTCCTGAAGTGGTGATGATAGAAAACTACAGAACTGGTCTATTATGGAAATTATTCATGAATGCTCCTGAAGTAAAACAAGGTTTGACAAAACTTGGATTTAAATCAGGAAAATATGGGATTTAA
- a CDS encoding carboxylesterase family protein, translated as MAKYELGYVLHKPANTKEKKPLIVFISGDGEKGTDLEKVKINGPLKYLKTHQLETYVLAPQCKEDENWDIESIYQLILKIQKENKIDSERIYVTGLSSGGWASWNLAFAHPDLFAANVPVAGFVDLIQLEHACEIANIPTRIYHGLLDDVVNVNYAITIYKELKKCNAKDVKLTIFDDANHDSWTRVYDNAAIYDWMLQQRKTNTNK; from the coding sequence ATGGCAAAGTATGAGTTGGGCTATGTGTTACATAAACCTGCAAATACAAAAGAAAAAAAGCCTTTAATAGTTTTTATCTCTGGAGATGGGGAAAAAGGAACTGATCTTGAAAAAGTAAAAATTAATGGTCCTTTAAAATATCTAAAAACGCATCAATTAGAAACATACGTTTTGGCTCCTCAATGTAAAGAAGATGAAAACTGGGATATAGAATCGATTTATCAGCTGATTTTAAAAATCCAGAAAGAAAACAAAATTGATTCAGAAAGAATATATGTTACTGGTTTGAGCTCAGGCGGCTGGGCTTCATGGAATTTGGCTTTTGCACATCCGGATCTATTTGCAGCAAACGTACCTGTCGCTGGTTTTGTAGATTTAATTCAGTTAGAGCACGCTTGTGAAATAGCCAATATTCCAACCAGAATTTATCACGGATTATTGGATGATGTTGTAAACGTGAACTATGCGATCACGATTTACAAAGAATTGAAAAAATGTAATGCAAAAGATGTAAAGCTGACCATTTTTGATGATGCCAATCACGACAGCTGGACAAGAGTTTATGATAATGCAGCAATCTATGACTGGATGTTACAGCAGAGAAAAACGAATACAAACAAATAA
- the bglX gene encoding beta-glucosidase BglX, translated as MKNKLVLLFLGCAVLGYAQKKNTKNTVKIKPKSEFVAELMSKMTLDEKLGQLNLPTSGDITTGQANSSNVAKNIAEGKVGGLFNIKSVQKIKEVQKIAVEKSRLKIPLLFGMDVIHGYETTFPIPLGLSCTWDMGLIERSAQIAAKEASADGINWTFSPMVDVSRDPRWGRVSEGSGEDPYLGSQIAKAMVNGYQQHDLSKNNSILACVKHFALYGAPEGGRDYNTVDMSHIRMFNDYFPPYKAAVDAGVGSVMASFNEIDGIPATGNKWLMTDVLRKQWGFKGFVVTDFTGIPEMIEHGMGDLQQVSALSLNAGVEMDMVGEGFLGTLKKSLDEGKVKIETIDNAVKLILEAKYDLGLFQDPYKYCDEKRAKTEIFTMDSRKEARQIASQSLVLLKNQNQLLPLKKSGTIALIGPLADAKENMPGTWSVATKMENAVSLLAGIKEVAGAGTKVLYAKGGNLDYDETFETNATMFGKTLHRDARSKEDLLAEALKVAQQSDVIVAALGESAEMSGESSSRTNLEIPQAQKDLLNALLKTGKPVVLVLFDGRPLVITEEEKTVPAILNAWFAGTEAGYAIADVLFGDVNPSGKLTSTFPRSVGQLPIYYAHKNTGRPLSNSEGKFEKFRSNYIDERNEPLFPFGFGLSYTTFDYSNLKISSDKMNFSGKLKVTVDVTNTGNFDGKETVQLYIRDLVGSVTRPVRELKGFQKITLKKGEKQTVSFDITVEDLKFYNSDLQFAAEPGQFDIFVGGNSNSDKKVSFELTK; from the coding sequence ATGAAAAACAAATTAGTCTTACTTTTTTTAGGATGTGCTGTTTTGGGTTACGCTCAAAAAAAGAACACTAAAAATACAGTGAAAATTAAACCAAAGTCTGAATTTGTAGCAGAGTTAATGTCAAAAATGACTCTAGACGAGAAATTGGGTCAGTTAAACTTGCCAACATCCGGTGATATCACTACAGGGCAGGCAAACAGCTCAAATGTGGCAAAAAATATTGCTGAAGGTAAAGTGGGAGGTTTGTTTAACATTAAATCAGTTCAAAAAATTAAAGAGGTACAGAAAATCGCGGTTGAAAAAAGCCGTTTGAAAATTCCGCTGCTTTTTGGTATGGACGTTATTCACGGTTACGAAACAACATTTCCAATTCCTTTAGGACTTTCTTGTACTTGGGATATGGGATTAATTGAAAGAAGTGCACAGATTGCTGCAAAAGAAGCAAGTGCAGACGGAATTAACTGGACATTCTCTCCAATGGTTGACGTTTCTCGCGATCCTCGCTGGGGAAGAGTTTCTGAAGGTTCAGGAGAAGATCCATATTTAGGAAGCCAGATTGCAAAAGCAATGGTTAATGGTTACCAGCAGCATGATCTTTCTAAAAATAATTCAATTTTAGCTTGTGTAAAACACTTTGCTTTATACGGTGCACCAGAAGGCGGACGTGATTATAACACGGTAGACATGAGCCACATTAGAATGTTTAATGATTATTTTCCTCCTTACAAAGCAGCAGTTGATGCTGGTGTAGGATCGGTTATGGCATCTTTCAACGAAATTGACGGAATACCAGCAACAGGAAATAAATGGTTAATGACAGATGTTCTTAGAAAACAATGGGGGTTCAAAGGTTTCGTGGTAACAGACTTTACTGGTATTCCTGAAATGATCGAGCACGGAATGGGAGATTTACAACAAGTTTCGGCTTTATCATTAAACGCTGGTGTTGAGATGGATATGGTTGGAGAAGGTTTCTTAGGAACGTTAAAAAAATCTTTAGATGAAGGAAAAGTAAAAATCGAAACAATCGATAACGCTGTAAAACTTATTTTAGAAGCAAAATATGATTTAGGATTGTTCCAAGATCCGTATAAATATTGTGACGAAAAAAGAGCTAAAACTGAAATCTTTACAATGGATAGCAGAAAAGAAGCACGTCAAATTGCCTCACAATCATTGGTTTTATTAAAAAATCAAAACCAATTATTACCTCTTAAAAAATCAGGTACTATTGCACTTATCGGACCATTAGCTGATGCTAAAGAAAATATGCCTGGAACTTGGAGTGTAGCTACTAAAATGGAAAATGCCGTTTCATTACTAGCAGGAATCAAAGAAGTTGCAGGAGCTGGTACTAAAGTTTTATACGCTAAAGGAGGTAATTTAGATTATGATGAAACTTTTGAAACAAACGCTACAATGTTTGGAAAAACATTACACCGTGATGCACGTTCAAAAGAAGATTTGTTAGCAGAAGCTTTAAAAGTTGCTCAACAATCAGATGTAATTGTTGCTGCTCTTGGAGAATCTGCAGAAATGAGCGGGGAATCTAGCAGCCGTACAAACTTGGAAATTCCACAAGCACAAAAAGACTTATTAAACGCTTTATTAAAAACAGGAAAACCAGTTGTTTTAGTTTTATTTGACGGACGTCCACTAGTGATTACTGAAGAAGAAAAAACAGTTCCAGCGATTTTAAACGCTTGGTTTGCGGGGACAGAAGCTGGTTATGCTATTGCTGATGTTTTATTTGGAGATGTAAATCCTTCTGGGAAATTGACTTCAACTTTCCCAAGAAGTGTTGGACAATTACCAATTTACTACGCACACAAAAATACAGGAAGACCACTTTCTAATTCTGAAGGAAAATTCGAAAAATTTAGATCAAACTATATTGACGAAAGAAACGAGCCTCTATTCCCATTCGGATTTGGTTTAAGTTATACAACTTTTGATTATTCAAACTTGAAAATTTCTTCTGATAAAATGAATTTCAGCGGGAAATTAAAAGTAACAGTTGACGTAACAAACACTGGAAATTTTGACGGAAAAGAGACGGTTCAATTATACATTAGAGATTTAGTGGGTTCAGTAACAAGACCAGTTAGAGAACTAAAAGGTTTCCAAAAAATAACACTTAAAAAAGGTGAAAAACAAACAGTAAGTTTCGACATTACTGTTGAAGATTTAAAATTTTATAACTCTGATTTGCAATTTGCGGCAGAGCCTGGACAGTTTGATATTTTCGTTGGAGGAAATTCAAATTCCGATAAGAAAGTTAGTTTTGAGTTAACTAAATAG
- a CDS encoding glycerophosphodiester phosphodiesterase family protein has product MNTFKISRSIFLLAMLFAFFSCNAQKNAIVAHRGAWKNNNLPENSIAALRHAIDLKLPGSEFDVWRTADDSLVINHDAHYNKMLIEETNYADLIKFKLSNGEKLPTLHEYISEGKRNNKQTLLVCEIKPSEISKERGKKTALMAVETIKKLKADKNTCYISFDYDILKQIRIVDAETSLQYLEGNKSPKEVKADKINGVDYHYSVFQKHPEWIQEAKDNKIILNAWTVNEAADMDWIINQKFNYITTNEPELLKERLNLKK; this is encoded by the coding sequence ATGAATACGTTTAAAATATCCCGCTCGATTTTTTTATTAGCAATGCTATTTGCTTTTTTTTCTTGCAATGCACAAAAAAATGCAATTGTAGCACATCGCGGTGCGTGGAAAAATAATAACCTGCCAGAAAACTCTATTGCCGCACTTAGACACGCAATTGATTTAAAACTCCCAGGTTCAGAATTCGATGTTTGGAGAACTGCAGATGATTCTCTCGTTATCAATCATGATGCACATTACAACAAGATGCTGATTGAAGAAACCAATTATGCAGATTTGATCAAATTTAAACTTTCCAATGGAGAGAAACTTCCAACATTGCATGAATATATTTCAGAAGGTAAAAGAAACAACAAACAGACTCTTTTGGTCTGCGAAATAAAACCTTCAGAAATAAGTAAGGAAAGAGGAAAAAAGACTGCGTTAATGGCAGTTGAAACTATTAAAAAACTCAAAGCAGATAAAAACACTTGTTACATAAGCTTTGATTACGATATTCTAAAGCAGATTAGAATCGTTGATGCCGAAACTTCTTTGCAATATTTAGAAGGAAATAAATCGCCGAAAGAAGTAAAAGCAGATAAAATTAATGGTGTAGATTATCATTATTCTGTATTTCAAAAACATCCAGAATGGATACAAGAAGCCAAAGACAACAAAATTATCCTAAACGCTTGGACAGTGAATGAAGCTGCAGATATGGATTGGATTATTAATCAAAAATTCAATTACATAACAACGAATGAACCTGAACTTTTAAAGGAAAGATTAAATCTTAAAAAATAA